One Chryseobacterium wanjuense genomic region harbors:
- a CDS encoding NAD(P)/FAD-dependent oxidoreductase, with amino-acid sequence METREKIIIIGGGFAGLQLAKTLNNKNKKVIVLDRVNHHMFQPLFYQVACGRIEPSNISFPFRKIFQRSRNTQFRLTEVKEIDTANNKVITDEADFSYDKLIIATGCKTNFFGNKDLEGRAFGMKNTQEAISIRNHVLMTFEKLIIEKSRSDDGNWNIVIVGSGPTGVELAGAFAEMKKEILPRDYPYMNFDHLKIILISSTEKPLAVMSPEAQEKSEKYLKDLGVTFLSQEYVTDYDGDKVYMKSGKSIPSNNVIWAAGVTGNVVDGFSQENLMKNRYIVDRYNKVKGYENIYAIGDIAYMETPKYPQGHPQVANVAINQAKNLGKNLLKKGVNDWVEYEYDDKGSLATIGKHRAVVDLPYIKFQGFLAWYFWMFLHLMLILSVRNKLAVFFNWMWSYFNKDSSLRLIILPNKKNETLQ; translated from the coding sequence ATGGAAACACGCGAAAAAATCATCATTATTGGAGGTGGTTTTGCGGGACTGCAACTTGCAAAAACATTGAACAATAAAAATAAAAAAGTAATTGTTCTGGATCGGGTAAACCACCACATGTTCCAACCTCTATTTTATCAGGTAGCGTGTGGGAGGATCGAGCCTTCCAATATTTCTTTCCCTTTCAGGAAAATTTTTCAGCGTTCCAGAAATACGCAGTTTCGTTTAACGGAAGTTAAAGAAATTGATACCGCAAACAATAAAGTCATTACGGACGAAGCCGATTTCAGCTATGATAAATTAATCATCGCGACAGGCTGTAAAACCAATTTTTTCGGCAATAAAGATCTTGAAGGCAGAGCTTTCGGAATGAAAAATACTCAGGAAGCGATCAGCATCAGAAATCATGTGTTAATGACTTTCGAAAAACTGATTATCGAGAAAAGCCGAAGCGACGACGGAAACTGGAATATCGTTATCGTAGGAAGCGGTCCGACGGGAGTAGAATTAGCCGGAGCTTTTGCGGAAATGAAAAAAGAAATTCTTCCGAGAGACTATCCGTATATGAATTTTGATCATCTTAAAATCATTCTGATAAGCTCTACAGAAAAACCATTAGCGGTAATGAGTCCTGAAGCTCAGGAAAAATCTGAAAAATATTTGAAAGATTTAGGAGTAACATTCCTGAGTCAGGAATATGTTACAGATTACGACGGCGACAAAGTGTACATGAAAAGCGGGAAGAGCATTCCTTCTAATAATGTAATCTGGGCAGCAGGTGTGACGGGAAATGTGGTAGATGGTTTTTCTCAGGAGAATTTAATGAAAAACAGATATATAGTCGACAGATATAATAAAGTAAAAGGCTACGAAAATATTTATGCAATCGGGGATATTGCCTACATGGAAACACCAAAATATCCGCAGGGTCATCCGCAGGTTGCCAACGTAGCGATTAATCAGGCAAAAAATTTAGGAAAAAACCTTTTAAAGAAGGGTGTTAATGATTGGGTAGAATATGAATATGATGATAAAGGTTCATTGGCAACCATCGGAAAACACAGGGCTGTTGTAGATTTACCATATATAAAATTCCAGGGATTTCTGGCATGGTATTTCTGGATGTTTTTACACTTGATGTTGATTTTAAGTGTAAGAAATAAACTGGCGGTGTTCTTCAACTGGATGTGGAGCTACTTCAATAAAGATTCTTCTTTACGATTAATAATTTTGCCCAATAAGAAAAACGAAACATTACAATGA
- a CDS encoding lamin tail domain-containing protein: MRKIFTFIGFVSVIAFANAQIVISEIYGGGGNSGSTLKNDYVVLKNIGSATASLTGATLQYAPAAGTFTQYHTLPNITLNPGQTYLIQEATGGGGTVDLPTPDFIATTVVNFDGSPNPSVGIGIAVTSGKIVIANNNVQVTGPTSTNVVDFVGYGTAANQYEGPGPAPSPTTTTAIKRISGDTNNNTVDFTTGAANPINSTGGTLAISDVDFNYSKFHFIQNSFVKENEIIFGGEINDVKVYNMYGQVVKYAPTRSSYSLDVTELPKGNYIVTGTINNEPVSQKILKD, from the coding sequence ATGAGAAAAATTTTTACTTTTATCGGATTCGTTTCGGTAATTGCATTTGCGAATGCTCAGATTGTTATCAGTGAAATTTATGGTGGAGGGGGAAATTCGGGATCAACACTGAAAAATGATTACGTAGTCTTGAAAAATATTGGTTCGGCTACAGCTTCATTAACGGGCGCAACATTACAGTATGCTCCTGCAGCAGGAACTTTTACGCAATATCATACATTACCCAATATTACTTTAAATCCGGGACAAACCTACCTGATTCAGGAAGCGACAGGAGGTGGAGGAACAGTCGATCTCCCGACTCCCGATTTTATTGCGACCACAGTCGTTAACTTTGACGGAAGCCCAAATCCTTCTGTAGGAATCGGGATTGCCGTCACTTCAGGGAAAATTGTCATAGCCAATAATAATGTTCAGGTTACCGGACCAACAAGCACAAATGTTGTAGATTTTGTGGGATACGGTACTGCAGCCAATCAATATGAAGGTCCGGGACCGGCGCCTTCTCCTACAACAACAACGGCTATTAAAAGAATTTCCGGGGATACCAATAATAATACGGTAGACTTTACAACCGGTGCTGCCAATCCGATCAATTCTACGGGAGGTACACTGGCGATTTCTGATGTTGATTTTAATTATTCAAAATTCCATTTTATTCAAAATTCTTTTGTGAAAGAGAATGAAATAATTTTTGGAGGCGAGATTAATGACGTGAAAGTGTATAATATGTATGGTCAGGTTGTAAAATACGCACCTACCAGATCTTCCTATTCTTTGGATGTCACAGAATTGCCAAAAGGAAATTATATTGTAACAGGAACTATTAATAATGAACCTGTTTCGCAGAAAATTTTAAAAGATTAA
- a CDS encoding Lrp/AsnC ligand binding domain-containing protein: protein MKNSSNTNYHLDSIDKEIIYMLMDNAKTSLAHISKNVGISTTAVHQRIKKLEHAGVIENSISFLNPKKIGYKVISYIGVFLDQPSNYPDVVKSLKDINEVVEAHYTTGNYTIFLKVLCKDNDHLMQILSKLQKLKGVTRTETFISLEQGIYRQLKV, encoded by the coding sequence ATGAAAAATTCAAGCAACACAAACTATCATTTAGATTCAATCGACAAGGAAATCATTTACATGTTGATGGACAATGCTAAAACGTCATTAGCGCACATTTCGAAAAATGTTGGAATTTCAACAACTGCCGTTCACCAGAGAATTAAGAAACTGGAACATGCGGGTGTGATTGAAAACTCAATTTCATTCTTAAATCCTAAAAAAATCGGATATAAGGTTATTTCGTATATTGGTGTATTCCTAGATCAGCCAAGCAACTATCCTGATGTGGTAAAATCTTTAAAAGATATTAATGAAGTGGTGGAAGCTCATTATACAACAGGAAACTATACAATCTTCCTGAAGGTTCTTTGCAAGGATAACGATCACTTGATGCAGATTCTTAGCAAACTTCAGAAACTAAAAGGAGTTACAAGAACAGAAACTTTCATATCTTTGGAACAAGGTATTTACAGACAATTGAAAGTATAA
- the trmD gene encoding tRNA (guanosine(37)-N1)-methyltransferase TrmD — translation MRIDIISVLPELMESPFQTSILRRAMDKGLAEVHFHHLRDWATNKHRQIDDEPYGGGAGMVMMVEPLDKCISELKSQREYDEVIYLTPDGITLNQKIANTLSIKNNLIFLCGHYKGIDQRVRDLHITKEISIGDYVLTGGELAACVLADSVIRLLPGVLNDEQSALTDSFQDDLLSPPIYTRPEVYKGLEVPKILLSGNFGKIEEWRHDEAIRITKEKRPDLLGN, via the coding sequence ATGAGAATTGACATTATAAGCGTACTTCCGGAATTGATGGAAAGTCCGTTTCAGACTTCTATCTTAAGGAGAGCGATGGATAAAGGATTGGCAGAAGTACACTTTCATCATCTGAGAGATTGGGCCACGAACAAGCACAGGCAGATAGACGACGAGCCTTACGGAGGCGGGGCGGGAATGGTAATGATGGTAGAGCCGTTGGACAAGTGCATTTCTGAACTGAAATCTCAAAGAGAATATGATGAGGTAATTTACCTTACTCCGGACGGGATCACTTTAAATCAAAAAATCGCCAATACACTTTCTATTAAGAATAACCTGATCTTTTTATGTGGCCATTATAAAGGAATAGATCAGCGTGTGAGAGATCTTCATATCACGAAAGAAATATCGATCGGTGATTATGTTTTAACGGGTGGAGAGTTGGCTGCGTGTGTTTTGGCAGATTCTGTGATCCGACTTCTTCCCGGTGTTTTGAATGACGAGCAAAGCGCATTGACGGACAGTTTTCAGGATGATCTGTTATCTCCGCCGATTTATACAAGACCCGAAGTTTACAAAGGTCTGGAGGTTCCTAAAATTCTTTTAAGCGGAAATTTTGGGAAAATTGAAGAATGGCGTCATGATGAAGCAATAAGGATTACGAAAGAAAAACGTCCTGATCTGCTAGGAAATTGA
- the deoC gene encoding deoxyribose-phosphate aldolase has product MMNIAQYLDSTYLKTPAQSGLSDEETLQIDKDLAQEAIENGIFAVMIRPDYVSEIKKYLLERNSNVVVGTVIGFHEGTYSIDEKLAEASKAIADGADELDFVINYNAYLKGNLGLVKEEFVKCTLLCVQHHKIAKWIIEIAALSDEQIADLTKNISHWAEENFSENDLSKIFVKSSTGFYKTTGEKPNGATFEGVKIMLDNAGKLPVKAAGGVRTPEDAEKMITMGVKRIGTSSALALIKNQSASEGY; this is encoded by the coding sequence ATTATGAATATTGCTCAGTATTTGGATTCAACTTATTTGAAAACGCCCGCGCAATCAGGGCTTTCAGATGAAGAAACTTTACAGATAGATAAAGATCTTGCTCAGGAAGCGATCGAAAACGGAATTTTTGCCGTGATGATACGCCCGGATTATGTATCTGAAATCAAAAAATATCTTCTGGAAAGGAATTCAAATGTTGTGGTAGGAACTGTAATCGGTTTTCACGAAGGAACTTATTCCATCGATGAAAAACTGGCAGAAGCCTCAAAAGCAATAGCTGACGGAGCCGATGAATTGGATTTTGTTATTAATTATAATGCATACCTGAAAGGAAATCTGGGCTTGGTAAAAGAAGAATTTGTAAAATGTACACTGTTGTGCGTGCAGCATCATAAAATTGCAAAATGGATTATTGAAATTGCAGCTTTATCTGATGAACAAATTGCAGACCTTACTAAAAACATTTCCCATTGGGCAGAAGAGAACTTTTCTGAAAACGACCTGTCAAAAATTTTCGTAAAATCTTCAACGGGCTTTTATAAAACTACCGGTGAAAAGCCTAACGGAGCAACATTTGAAGGTGTAAAAATAATGCTTGATAATGCCGGGAAACTTCCTGTAAAAGCTGCAGGAGGGGTAAGAACTCCCGAAGATGCGGAAAAAATGATCACTATGGGCGTAAAAAGAATAGGAACTTCTTCAGCATTGGCTTTAATTAAAAATCAATCTGCTTCTGAAGGTTATTAA
- a CDS encoding peptidogalycan biosysnthesis protein → MLSKEYFHVLEVSSPQNMRCYFVGFFLDNELIGGALFQYLDFQYHSTFQKNQVWCSIRNFFGRQFSKDVMILGNNMLTGQNGFYFDSSKINLEQVVPLLDKAVCKMQKEIRKTSLIIYKDYQSNFVTYFNDKAHQAYFKFSVQPTMILKLRKQWLNFEDYLNDFSTKYRTRAKSAKKKLQGIEKRELHLREVKKLQKEMNFLYQNVAENAPFNTFFLAENHFEMMKENLKDNFKIFGYFSEQKLIGFYTLILNNEDIDTYFLGYNKELQKEKQLYLNMLLDMVDFSIHHQFKRIIFGRTALEIKSTIGAEPVEIFGLIKHKSFLANQFMKNIFPSLSPKTEWIQRKPFK, encoded by the coding sequence ATGCTTTCCAAAGAATATTTCCATGTTCTTGAAGTGTCCTCTCCTCAAAATATGCGATGTTATTTTGTGGGATTTTTCCTGGATAATGAATTGATTGGTGGCGCTTTGTTTCAATATCTGGACTTTCAATATCATTCTACTTTTCAGAAAAACCAGGTTTGGTGCAGCATCAGGAATTTCTTTGGACGGCAGTTCAGCAAAGATGTGATGATTCTCGGAAATAATATGCTGACCGGGCAAAACGGGTTTTATTTCGATTCGTCAAAAATTAATCTAGAACAGGTTGTTCCTCTTCTGGATAAAGCGGTTTGTAAGATGCAAAAAGAGATCAGAAAAACGTCTTTGATAATTTATAAAGATTATCAGTCGAATTTTGTTACTTATTTTAATGATAAGGCGCATCAGGCTTACTTTAAATTTTCAGTGCAGCCGACAATGATTTTAAAATTAAGAAAGCAATGGTTGAATTTTGAAGACTATTTAAATGATTTTTCAACAAAATACAGAACCAGAGCCAAATCTGCCAAGAAAAAATTACAGGGAATCGAGAAGAGGGAGCTTCATTTGAGAGAAGTGAAAAAGCTTCAGAAAGAAATGAATTTCCTCTACCAGAATGTCGCGGAAAATGCACCTTTCAATACATTTTTCCTGGCTGAAAATCATTTTGAAATGATGAAGGAAAATTTAAAAGATAACTTTAAAATCTTTGGATATTTTTCAGAGCAAAAGTTAATTGGTTTCTATACTTTAATCCTGAATAATGAAGATATTGATACCTATTTTTTAGGTTACAATAAAGAACTTCAAAAGGAAAAACAACTTTATCTGAATATGTTGTTGGATATGGTGGATTTTTCAATCCATCATCAGTTTAAAAGAATTATTTTCGGAAGAACAGCTTTGGAAATAAAATCGACTATCGGCGCAGAACCCGTAGAAATTTTCGGATTAATTAAACATAAAAGTTTTCTTGCCAACCAATTCATGAAAAATATTTTTCCTTCACTTTCCCCAAAAACAGAATGGATTCAGCGAAAACCGTTTAAATGA
- a CDS encoding endonuclease/exonuclease/phosphatase family protein yields MELFSFYNVENLFLPDPMPKHKLDPTISGLRNWDEKKYQNKLFKISHVFQLMKEENGVLPFMIGLSEVSGRKVLEDLVKMEPFNSQYGIVHYNSMDERNVDVALLYDMNKIEVVDSQTITFFFEIIKKNTENYDTTRDVLYSKVKYKGEVINVFIAHLPSKRKKDINKPKRAFILNEIRGRILNLVNEEKEHVILCGDFNENPDDENLVKILYDDAHGKVLENPFQQLFSTRNYSTFHYKSGLLFDQIILSKSFFTKQSALHFQDAEVFRSEKISSRNRKFEGRPFRTYAGTRYLGGYSDHFPVFVSFKKDGTT; encoded by the coding sequence ATGGAGCTGTTCAGTTTTTACAACGTTGAAAATTTATTTTTACCGGATCCAATGCCGAAACATAAGTTAGACCCCACCATATCGGGGCTTAGGAATTGGGACGAGAAAAAATATCAGAACAAGCTCTTTAAAATATCACACGTCTTTCAGCTGATGAAGGAGGAAAATGGTGTATTGCCTTTTATGATCGGTTTGTCAGAAGTTTCCGGAAGGAAAGTGTTGGAAGACCTTGTGAAGATGGAACCTTTTAATTCGCAGTATGGAATTGTCCACTACAATTCTATGGATGAAAGGAATGTAGATGTAGCTTTATTGTATGATATGAATAAGATTGAAGTGGTAGACTCTCAAACTATTACTTTCTTCTTTGAAATAATAAAAAAAAACACAGAAAACTACGACACAACTAGGGATGTACTTTATTCAAAAGTAAAATATAAAGGAGAGGTCATTAATGTTTTTATCGCGCATCTTCCCTCTAAGCGTAAGAAAGATATTAATAAACCCAAAAGAGCCTTTATACTTAATGAAATTCGGGGGCGAATTTTGAATTTAGTCAATGAAGAGAAAGAACATGTGATTTTGTGTGGTGATTTTAACGAAAACCCAGATGATGAAAATTTAGTAAAAATTCTCTATGATGACGCGCATGGAAAGGTTTTAGAAAACCCTTTTCAGCAGTTATTTTCCACAAGAAATTATTCTACTTTTCATTATAAATCTGGACTGCTGTTTGACCAGATCATTTTGTCGAAGTCTTTCTTCACAAAACAATCTGCTCTGCATTTTCAGGACGCGGAAGTATTCCGATCCGAAAAAATCAGCAGCCGGAACAGGAAATTTGAAGGGCGACCCTTCCGAACTTATGCAGGTACACGGTATTTGGGCGGATACAGCGATCATTTTCCGGTTTTCGTGAGTTTCAAAAAAGATGGCACAACGTAA
- the dusB gene encoding tRNA dihydrouridine synthase DusB, producing the protein MIKIGNIELPEFPLLLAPMEDVSDPPFRRLCKMHGADLMYSEFISSEGLIRDAIKSRKKLDIFDYERPVGIQIFGGDEEAMAMSARIVETVNPDLVDINFGCPVKKVVCKGAGAGVLKDIDLMVRLTKAVVSSTSLPVTVKTRLGWDSTSINIDEVAERLQETGIKALTIHARTRAQMYKGEADWEHISRIKQNPNIEIPIFGNGDIDSPEKALEYKQKYACDGIMIGRAAIGYPWIFNEIKHFFKTGEHLQAPEIADRLLAVRQHAEWSAEWKGERLGLIEMRQHYSNYFRGVPHFKDFRKKFLEVFTLEEMDALIKETQEFYSEYLAQQA; encoded by the coding sequence ATGATAAAAATAGGCAACATAGAACTGCCGGAATTTCCGCTTTTGCTTGCACCGATGGAGGATGTAAGTGATCCGCCATTCAGAAGGCTGTGCAAAATGCATGGTGCAGACTTGATGTATTCTGAGTTTATCTCTTCTGAAGGGCTAATTCGTGATGCGATAAAAAGTAGAAAAAAACTAGATATTTTCGATTACGAAAGACCTGTCGGAATCCAAATTTTTGGTGGTGATGAGGAGGCAATGGCCATGTCGGCAAGAATTGTGGAGACTGTAAACCCCGATCTTGTAGATATCAATTTCGGATGTCCGGTAAAAAAAGTGGTTTGCAAAGGAGCCGGAGCCGGAGTTTTGAAAGACATCGACCTTATGGTTCGTCTTACAAAAGCCGTGGTAAGTTCTACCAGTCTTCCTGTTACGGTAAAAACCCGTCTGGGATGGGACAGCACATCCATCAACATTGATGAAGTTGCAGAACGTCTTCAGGAAACCGGAATCAAGGCACTGACCATTCACGCGAGAACCCGTGCGCAGATGTACAAAGGTGAAGCGGATTGGGAACATATTTCAAGAATTAAACAAAATCCAAATATTGAAATTCCGATTTTCGGGAACGGTGACATCGATTCTCCTGAAAAAGCTTTGGAGTACAAACAAAAATACGCCTGCGACGGAATCATGATCGGTCGTGCAGCGATTGGTTATCCATGGATTTTTAATGAGATTAAACATTTCTTTAAAACCGGGGAACATTTGCAGGCACCTGAGATTGCAGACAGATTATTAGCCGTTCGCCAACATGCAGAATGGAGTGCAGAATGGAAAGGCGAAAGATTGGGATTGATCGAAATGAGACAGCATTACAGCAATTATTTCCGTGGGGTTCCTCACTTTAAAGATTTCAGAAAGAAATTTTTGGAAGTCTTTACTTTAGAGGAAATGGATGCTCTGATCAAAGAAACTCAAGAGTTCTATTCAGAATATCTAGCTCAACAGGCATAA
- a CDS encoding glycoside hydrolase family 25 protein — protein sequence MTQRKYSKKTAKIHQKRRKNYFLRRKVVLIILIIALVGTGLYLKQSISYYYALYFNKFKHKKLHNTEAEALRIQKILSDNLNKTYGFDISHYQNREDINWDSLSIGNRTIPLEFVVMRATMGNRNADKHFDEFWEQAKKHELIRGAYHFYRVDEDPVIQANNFLENVKLESGDLPPILDIEKIPKRKTNKKLLEDLKIWCKIIEETYGEKPIIYTYYHYYKDFLKGEFDDYPLWLANYNDVPTPSPNDDWDFWQFTENGIVHGINAKVDLDIYNGSSWSLKRLTLD from the coding sequence ATGACTCAGAGAAAATACAGCAAAAAGACCGCCAAGATCCACCAGAAGCGACGAAAGAACTATTTTTTGCGTCGAAAAGTAGTATTGATAATTTTAATAATTGCTTTGGTAGGAACAGGTCTTTATTTAAAGCAATCTATAAGCTATTATTACGCGCTGTACTTTAATAAATTTAAACATAAAAAACTTCATAACACTGAAGCGGAAGCTTTAAGAATTCAAAAAATCTTGTCTGATAATCTTAATAAGACCTATGGATTTGATATTTCGCATTATCAAAACAGAGAAGACATCAACTGGGACAGTTTAAGTATCGGAAATAGAACCATCCCTCTGGAATTTGTCGTGATGCGCGCTACGATGGGCAACCGAAATGCTGATAAACATTTTGATGAGTTTTGGGAACAGGCAAAAAAGCATGAATTGATCCGCGGAGCCTATCATTTTTACAGAGTTGATGAAGATCCTGTAATTCAGGCAAATAATTTTCTTGAAAATGTAAAACTGGAAAGCGGAGATCTCCCTCCAATTTTAGATATTGAAAAAATTCCGAAACGTAAGACTAACAAAAAGTTGCTCGAAGATTTGAAAATCTGGTGTAAAATCATTGAGGAAACATATGGCGAAAAACCTATTATCTACACCTATTATCATTATTACAAAGACTTTCTGAAGGGAGAATTTGATGATTATCCACTTTGGCTGGCCAATTACAATGATGTTCCTACTCCATCACCCAATGACGACTGGGATTTTTGGCAGTTTACAGAAAACGGAATTGTTCACGGGATTAATGCGAAGGTTGATTTGGATATTTATAATGGGAGTTCCTGGTCTTTGAAAAGATTGACTTTGGATTGA
- a CDS encoding T9SS type A sorting domain-containing protein, translating to MKKIYSFFAAVGMAASFMAQTTVASDNFSYTGALNANGWVSHSGTAGQLTANGSTANLAAGNSEDVNLAFSTVYTIAPGVVNKADYSATINVPNGTGLTTTGDYFLMLGGTAGASVTFFYGRLYIKGSATGYTLGVLNNSGGTATPAYGTEIPYGTPANITVTYTIDNSVTPATNAATLQINSQPLLTNATGTSAAATQLASVAIREAGNASSGTGNISIDNLVVRTYSSTLAVSDVSKAKGNLVKNTFVTNEEITFGAQAKDVKVYNMFGQVVKTASVKENESLNVSELQKGSYIVTGTVNNQPVSQKILKD from the coding sequence ATGAAGAAAATTTATTCGTTTTTTGCTGCAGTTGGTATGGCTGCTAGTTTTATGGCACAGACAACAGTAGCTTCGGATAATTTTAGCTACACCGGAGCTTTAAATGCAAATGGATGGGTATCTCACAGTGGAACAGCAGGACAGCTTACAGCAAATGGATCTACAGCAAATTTAGCCGCAGGAAATTCTGAAGACGTAAACCTTGCTTTTTCTACAGTATATACCATTGCTCCAGGAGTTGTAAACAAAGCAGATTATTCAGCTACAATCAATGTGCCAAATGGTACTGGCCTTACTACTACAGGGGATTATTTTTTAATGCTTGGTGGTACAGCAGGTGCATCTGTAACTTTTTTCTACGGAAGATTGTATATTAAAGGAAGCGCTACAGGATATACATTAGGTGTTTTAAATAACAGTGGAGGAACTGCCACACCGGCTTACGGTACTGAGATTCCTTATGGAACTCCTGCAAATATTACAGTAACATATACGATAGATAATTCTGTAACTCCTGCTACTAATGCAGCGACATTACAAATCAACTCTCAACCATTATTGACAAATGCTACAGGTACTTCTGCAGCGGCGACTCAGTTGGCATCTGTTGCGATCAGAGAGGCTGGTAATGCTTCATCAGGTACAGGAAATATCAGTATTGATAACTTAGTGGTTAGAACATATAGTTCAACTTTAGCGGTTTCGGATGTATCTAAAGCTAAAGGAAACTTGGTTAAAAATACTTTCGTTACCAATGAAGAGATCACTTTCGGAGCTCAGGCTAAAGATGTGAAAGTGTACAATATGTTCGGACAAGTAGTAAAAACTGCTTCTGTAAAAGAAAACGAATCTTTAAATGTTTCTGAATTACAAAAAGGAAGCTATATCGTAACAGGTACAGTAAACAACCAGCCTGTTTCTCAAAAGATTTTAAAGGACTAA